From the Papaver somniferum cultivar HN1 chromosome 2, ASM357369v1, whole genome shotgun sequence genome, the window AATTGAAATTGGTACTACTGTACTTTACAACTTGCTACTCTGGTCACTTTTAAATAGATATCCAAGATAATGAGagttggtatgtttttgtcctaTTGCTTGAATATATTTATGGGCACATGCACTATAACTACATGTTGTACTtgtatttcaaaaatattttataCACTTCATAACATTACTCAAAGCATATGGTGAAATTGAATTCCAAGTACCCAAATTAGATTCGTAACCCTGTAGATATATGATGGAAACTCCAGttcattaaccacaaaaaaaaacatttaaaatgaTGGTGCTAAAGGTCTTATGGTTCTCAATTTTATGGTGAAAGCATTTGGGTGCGGACTGATGCTTTTTCCTAAGTGAATTTCATGGAGCGGTTCACTTGCTTGTGTGAGGAGTTTGTATTGTGTAGCCTGTGAAGAATAGTGAATTTTAATCTCATTTTCCTTGTTCCAATTTAACCCTCAACCGTTTTGAATACCATACTTGACAGGGGTTTTCCCATATCTTGTGAAAGTCCTCTTTGTAAGAAGTCTTGACCATAATTTATGTTGAGTTGGGCTGACACCTTGTATTAATTGTTGTGCCCTCAttctttcttccttgttttttttgaACTCAGAACCCTATTTTCCTGTTGCAGGTTCGTTGTGGCTATTCAACACTCTACATTGTCCCTGAGCTTTGACGAAGTCATTTTTATGCCATCAGATGCCTCTATAAGTTTGACACTCGAATTGTAGGAAACGAACTCTGCATCTAAAAcatcaagaatttgattatgggattgtTTTGTCTTGTTATATAAAGAGCAAAAGAAATGCATTCCTACTGCAATCGTAGTTTTGGAGTGGCTGGCTCCAAAATCAATTTGatgtaatatttttgtttttttcttttggaaagaggtaaataaaaaatattggttgtaGATCTAAATTTTTTCATTAAATATATTGGCTAAAAATATACAATCTTTTGTGAATTGATAAGTTAAACAGGTTTGGTTGGTCTCACAGATGGCTCCTGTCGTTTGCAGTCCCTTCTAGATTtgtatgaaaagtttaagataTGGTTTCCTATTTTGGATTTTGGCATGGTTATATATCGGGAATTCTGGGAGAAAGTAACACAACAGAACTCCACCATACATGTtttattttcacaaaacaccCGGCTGCACCCGCTGTATTGCAATTACCTTGGAAGCCACAATCACTTGTAATGTATCCTTCTATACACCAGAGCTTGAGGTTTATTTATTGCAGTGAACATGCATAAACATTACCCTAGCATATGTTGCTTGAAAATTAAGCATACTAGGAGCATTTGGCCTAGAAAAGACTCGGTAACAACCATGGCTAGtactttaaaagttaaaattcaATCTCATGTGTCTAATGGATCCGACGCTATGTTCACAATTAGTTTTTCGTGTAGCCATATCATAATCCtcccaaaaaaaaatatggagTAACCATATGTCAATCTTTTGTCATGTTTGATATAATGTGTCAATTCCTTAGTATATGCGTGTCTAATAAACCAGAtattatggacacataaacaaaccaATGTGGCTAAATAAATCCTCTTTCCGTCACAGTCTAAAAGATGTGTCTATTGTCATCCGACACTTTTGACACATACAAAATTATTTAATGTGGCCATATACGCATCTATGGCTACAtgtgattggattaaactgaaaaccatgaccaaacgataccctatggatacagttgatgggtttaggaATAAACCCATGACTAAATGGTGCACTATGGCTACATGGTAACACAAAATGTGGCTATAGTTATACTGATGACCAATAGCCACACAAATAACCTGAAACGTGGTTGGACTGTAAActaaaaaacgtggcctatgtgaaggtttgtactagtgaggtatctccggatcctatcacatGCCAAGGCATTGAAGATGCACAATTAATTTTGCGTGTACCTGGAATAGTGGAACTGCCCCGTGTGCGTATTCCAGAAAACAGACACCTTCAACTTCATTTCAAGCGCGAGAAAGATGCAGCAAGGAAGTGTACCCTTGTGCGAGCATTAAGAAGCATCACAATCACTATCTTCTGGGCTCAAGTTGCATATCACTTCAATAGTGATGATCATCGCTTGTGGGAGAGATATGTAACACCGATCATGATATAAATTAACTCTTTTGGGGCCAGCTGCATAACGCTCCACTCACTTGGgatgggtggggggggggggggggggatttactgtttgagggtgaaaaccgtttctgctgattttggtaattttgggtgtgtgtgggtgagaaacgaatctaaaccctaaacaatgtactgcacgggagtacttttgattcgagagatcaatctatacaatcctggcctaaaccaagaaatggcctttccaggcttgcttcggtcacaaagtgaaggagaagggttggtcttagggagggaagcgaagaaagtgttgagaccagaatagttgattctggaagtgtgggcgttttttgtgacttgtatcagaaagtaaaaCTGGtaagctgaatggaaagctaccaggtgatttttaGATGATGTGTGTTACCGACCCCAAAACTTGtccttttggtggaaataggttagacttatttatacaagtcatagtgaaatgtaccatggtctcgtaggaagtggaaacgattgagtagtggaagaaaatagtaacgtgtaactgccagacgttatgcttccatgatgaaggaagtgaattcgtgtaaccgccggtcattactcttccatgatgaaggaaatgaatttttttcaccgttacttttcatcaccactaattatcctacttcatgacactttcttgtaacgggcgcattgcacgccgctgtaaaccgccagaccaatatcctgatgagcatcccccagtttgtgacatattttgatgtctcgaatgttttcgtggaaaacatctagcactttgctacgtgtggcaatttAAAATCGAAAGGTTTTCCGTAggtaaataacatgtgatgctaggcttgtcttggctagtcgcctaaaacttgtcacgagcttACTGGTTGTGTGGAgaacttcgatggccgagatcgcatcttatgaagaaggatggccattgattatggccacatgctaatggcatgccggtggcgtagccatggcatggcAGCATAGCGGCGTGCTAGTAGCCGCGGCGtagtggtatgccagtgatgttgcgATAAGGCCAAAACTAAAAATTGGCTCCGcaaccaaagttagggtttggcgtcgtggaagGATTTTTCGTGGACAAGTCTTGGTGCCATTGGGAGAATTTGTCCTGgacaagtcttggcgccgttggaaggaTTTGTCCTGGAAAAATCTGGGCGCCGTTGGAAGGATTTGTCCTAGACAAAACGCCGTGGAttcggacccacatgtggcgtggcaacattttCCTTGTTTCCACGCCAATCCTGTTGCTCTGGAAACGTTATTGGCTTTGGTAGCAGTttggtcaaattagggtttgtcgaaaccctaattagcgcacgtggcactacttttgtgcaaatggagCCATGGCTATGCCAAGTCCATAGTTTGTAAACGACCACAGGAGTAgaaattgtcgtgggtggctatttatggcaggttgccacgaagttgGCCTGTTGCGAAGTTGCATGGCATGTTGTCAAGGTAGCGTGTTGGCATGTTGCCGAAGTATCATGGCATGTTGCCAAGGTAGCGTGTTGGCATGTTTCCGAAGTAGCATGGCATGTTGGCGCTGCAAGGTGCGTATGTCCTTAAATGTATGGTGGCAAATTTGGAGTAACCTGATTGGACACAAAAGGGGGTCAGCCAAACAAAAGGTGCgaccacacttctggtgagagtgtggagcctttagggcgacctgattggtcaatgggaagtgaggccggcaagctagggcgtggtcgCACTTCCAGTGTGTTGTGGCggttttaaagcgacctgattggtcgatggaaaggaggCTGACATGTAACATGGGGACGGACTTTTCGGAATGCGCGTGGCGAATTTAGGgctacctgattggtcgatgggaattggggccgacaagctagggcgCGACAACACTTCCAACGCGCTGTGGCGcaaattttgacaagcaaggtctggaaTATTGCGCGAGgcgtgaaaccctaacttctgcaagttagtcaggttgactgaattctatgtgtcgacacagagctcttttaagttagtttccagagagcagcatgcttttctgattgaataccttatgcaaggAGCTTattattgatacttggaaattcatgctactctgctgcgagtgaacacaaatcgtcatgccatatcaacctTAAGAGTtcagtcggggaacatagcatagaagacATCCATAGGAACTTATACTAAGTGAATAtgcgcgaggcgccgaaatttacagaacatctggactcgccagtctggataaatttcatgtaaatatattgagcggctcaacaaatttgccagtggagaggttagcacacgtgtctgtttccttgcagagtgacgtcacatcagatgcaaggtgaaaaagcaggggtctaacaaaaGGTCTACGCAGAAGTGCAGGAATTAACTGGAAATGGTCATTCAAGAGAAGAAATGTTAACAGTTGAGGAAGTGAGCAAGTTAAAGTATGTGAATGCAGTAGTAAAAGAGGTCTTGATAATGAAACCAATCGCGCCATTAGCAGTACCGCATCAAGCAGTCTGCGACAGCAACTTGATGGGAATGAAGGTGCCTAAAGGTACACCAGTTATGGTGAACATCTATGCTGTACACTATGATCCAACTGTCTGGGTCGAACCGCAGAGGTTCATGCCAGAGAGGTTCTTGGGTGCTTTGAACGATGGTGGTGATAAAAGCAAGGCAACTCTAGCCATGGAAAGGTCATTAATTGCGTTTGGTGCAGGGAGAAGAATATGTGCAGGAATGGATTTGGCTAAACTTCAAGTTGCTCTAACTCTGGCGAATTTGGTGAACAGTTTTCGCTGGTCATGTGTCAGTGAAGGGAAATTCCCTGACTCGACAGAGGTTCTTTATTTTAAGGATGAAGACACCTCTTGTTGCCCGTATAGTGCCTCGTTAGTCATTGTTTATCGTACCAGttcaaaatctctacgagttcaatAATGTAGTACTCAACAAAATGTTCAAAAGATAATATTAAGTTTTAACCGAATCAAATTAATAGTGTACATGCAAAAAGAAAATACCATAAAGGCATAAACGAGTGCTCCAATCCGATATCGATAACTCATTAGAAAGCCTTGTTCCTaacctcctcctcttcttcctctggggTGAAGTCATTCTTAATGTTGAAATATTTGCTCTTGATATCCAAATAATTTGCAGCTAAGATATATTCAAACAGGGTATACTGACCGACTTTAACAAAAACAGCATCccacttgtcaagatcttcacgACGACCATTCCCTTCAGAGGTTTCAACGTGTTTCTTGCAATACGCAATAACTTTAGCCAACGTCTGGCTTTTCACGTTTGGTAAAGGTATAGCATTATCAGCACAACCATCTTCAATTATATGTTTAATGGTTCGAGATTGAAGAGCAACAGCTTCATCAACATCAAAAATTTCTCCATCACAACTCTTCAAGGTTATCTTTCTGTTTGCCATGATCAAATAGCGTGTCTTGGTGTGTGGAAGTCTCCGCACTCCCGTTCCTTTTATACTTATCAAGAGACACCAGTCTGATTTGTGTCTAATAAGAATGAGAATGGGAATCTGAATACCAATTGGAACAAAATTATTGAAAATCTTCAGAAGATAATAGTACCAGTTATTGTTTCAGGGTTCATTTAAAAAACTTGCTTTAAATTATCAAAATAACAacatcaaaatttcattctaacaatcaaatcaaatcaagtaaatcaataaaataaaataaaacaccaaactacattactaGTAGTACTGACATTGATAATTCATTCGAAAGCCCAACCGTACTCCTTCATAATCTCAGCTTCTTCCTCTGGGGTGAAGTCCTTCTTAATGTAGAAATACTTGCGGATCTGCTCTGGTGTCTTACCCTTGATCGTATCTGCAACCTTCTGGGTAGTCAGCTCCAACAAGTCCTTGATGTTCAGATAATTTGCTGCTAAGATAAGATCGAACAGGATGTAGTCATTGACCTTAATAATAAACTCAGCATCCCAATTCTTAAGATCTTCTTCCACAGTATATCGACGCCGAGCATCTCCTTGAGGGGTTTCTTCGGCGTGTTTCTTGCAATACTCTATAACTTTAGCCAAGATATTGCTTGTTATGTTTGGTATAGGTATAGCATTATCAGCACAACCATCTTCAATCATATGCTTAATCGTGCCAGATTGAAGTGCAACAGCTTCTTCAACCTCAAAAGTTTCTCCATCACAACTCATCAAGGTTACCATCTTCTTTGTGTCCGCCATGATCAAAAATAGTGTTCGTATCTCTTTGTGTGCGGCGGATGTCAAGAGACGCCACTTTTATTTGTGCACCACCACCGCCTAATAAGGAATCTTCTAAACTATGCCCTAGCTCCTTGGAGAATAAGATCAGGAGTGAGAATCGGAATACCAATTTTAGCAACAAAAGGAAACTGAAAAGAGAATTATATATACGAGCCAGAAAGGAAAGTGCCAGCAGATTCATCCGCTTCTCCTCCGTTCCAGCAGAACCAAGCTAAGGCAGATGGAAACCCCTAAGGAGATCTTCTTGAAGGATTACAAGAAGCCTGATTACTACTACGATGCAGTTGATCTGACGTTTTCTTTTGGTGAGGAGCACACAATTGTTTCTTAAAACATAATTGTTTACCCAAGAATTGAAGCTGCTGCAGACTCTTCTCCACTGGTTTTAAATGGGGTGGGTGTTAAGCTAGTATCAATCAAAATTAATGGCAGGGAATGACCATTTCCAGTTAATTCCTGGACTTCTGCGTAGATTTGTTGAATTTTCTAAtcgtgtatggactaactccgaaatacttttctagagaatcaactagacagtcagactcaatctagataaaagtatctcgaggagttaatatctctctcttgatttgatttttactcaagctaaaaacaatagcgagtctttatcaaatacaaggaataacttggacggtaccaaagaccaatgtccaaggatcaatcaatatcaatcaacaaccaaaagttggatttccaatcgatgatcacgaacgcactgaaaaagcgggggtctaacaacaccacccaatatttcgcttagcaatctgtatggactaactccgaaatactttgctagagaatcaactagacagtcagactcaatctagataaaaaagtatctcaaagagttattatctcaatctctcgatttgatttctactcaagataaaatcaatagcgagtctttatcaaagagagataacttggacggtaccaaagaccaatgtccaaggatcaatcaactacaatcaaaaaccaaaagttggattagagaagttaatgatcacgaacgcacaacctgtattatttctactatataaaatataatgcggaaaataaataacacagacaccagaagttttgttaacgaggaaaccgcaaatacagaaaaaccctgggacctagtccagattgaatacacattgtattaagccactacagacactagcttactccaagctaacttcagactgatctatagttgaacccctaccaatctcccattgatacaaggtacagttgtactcctacgcctctgatccaagcaggacactgcgtacttgattccctttggtgatctcacccacaacaaagagttgctgcaacccaaaatcacagacttgataataaacgaatctgtctcacacagaaaagtctatcaaaaggataaatctgtctcccaccgataaaccctaggttttgttccgtctttagatataaaatcaaggtaacaggaaccaattgataatccggacttatattcccgaagaacagcctagattaatcaatcacctctctacaatccttcctgactacacaagcggattgtcgaggaatcacaaacagtgagacgaagatgtttgtgacttctttatcttgcctatcggagaactctcacgatctcaagccaatcaatcgattgtacttgtacgataaaagtagtatcgtcctggcttcacaatcccaatgaagtctttaagtcgttaactcgagtttagaaaagaaactcaagagttaatggagatcgactctagcgagagcactagtagcacacagacgtgtggggattaggtttgctcaatgctaaaagtctcctttatatagccttcaaatcagggttttgccttaggtataaagcaaactctattcac encodes:
- the LOC113352308 gene encoding SKP1-like protein 1B, translated to MANRKITLKSCDGEIFDVDEAVALQSRTIKHIIEDGCADNAIPLPNVKSQTLAKVIAYCKKHVETSEGNGRREDLDKWDAVFVKVGQYTLFEYILAANYLDIKSKYFNIKNDFTPEEEEEEVRNKAF
- the LOC113354168 gene encoding SKP1-like protein 4, producing the protein MADTKKMVTLMSCDGETFEVEEAVALQSGTIKHMIEDGCADNAIPIPNITSNILAKVIEYCKKHAEETPQGDARRRYTVEEDLKNWDAEFIIKVNDYILFDLILAANYLNIKDLLELTTQKVADTIKGKTPEQIRKYFYIKKDFTPEEEAEIMKEYGWAFE